The genomic DNA ATAAAAAAGAGCTCAAACAAATGTTTCAATCAGGGCTAAACTAGTTTGCTAATTTAATAACTTTCGAGAATTAGTGTGAATCTATTTTCTCTACAATACTTGTTTTTTTATCACCAATAATAGTTACAATATACAAGCTAGCATTATTATGGTCGTCCATATCTTCATACTTTTTCTCTCCCAAAAGGCTATTTACAAAAGCCGGAGTTGTATTACTATGTCCAACAACTAAAACAGTTTTTCCTTTAGTTGCTTGTTCAAAAATGGAATCATTCATTTTTTTAGGATCGTAATTTATAATGTTTAATTCTTTACTTTCAGCAGTAGGTTTTGCCGTCTGTTGTGTTCTGTTATAATCTGTAGAATACACAGCATCTATGTCAATTTTATCAAAATACTTTGCCCAATTTTCTGCTCTTTTCAATCCGTTTTCATTTAAATCAGGATTTCTATTTGTCTCATCTGTTCTGTCTTTTTCCGCATGACGAATTAGATAATAGGTTGTTGTTTCATTTGAAGTACAAGAACTTAACATACCTAAAATAAATACAAATACTAAAAGAAATTTTTTCATAATGAGAGATTTATAGTACGAATATAAACAAAAAAGAAAAAGTATTTAAAAACGTTATTGCGAGGAAGAATAACGAAACAATCTGCTTATTAAAAAGAGATTGCTTCGTTCCTCACAATAACGCTAATATTTATGAATTTTCTTCTAAATCAGACTGATTTCTAAAAACCAATTTATCATCAAAAGCATCAATTAAAATAATACTATCTGTTGTAATTTTACCAGATAAGATTTCTTTAGAAAGTTGATTTAAAACTTCTTTCTGAATGACTCTTTTTACAGGTCTTGCACCAAATTCTGGCTGATATCCTTTTTTAGCTAAATATGTTATTGCTTCATCTGTTGCATCTAAAGTAATTTCTTGTTTGCCAATCATTTTCTTCAAAAGATCTATTTGTAGCTTTACTATTTTAAAAATATCGCTTTCTTTTAAAGGTGTAAACATAATTACATCATCTATTCGGTTTAAAAATTCTGGTCTTACAGATTGTTTTAACAATGCTAAAACCTCAATTTTTGCCAACTCTGTAACTGCATCTATATCTGCTTTTGGCTCTCTAAACTTTTCTTGAATAATATGACTTCCCATATTAGAGGTCATAATAATAATGGTGTTTTTAAAATCTGCAACACGCCCTTTATTATCAGTCAATCTACCTTCATCTAAAACTTGCAACAATACATTAAAAGTATCTGGGTGCGCTTTTTCTATTTCATCTAAAAGCACTACTGAATATGGTCTTCTTCTAACAGCTTCTGTTAATTGACCACCTTCATCGTACCCAACATATCCCGGAGGCGCTCCAACCAATCTACTTACGGCATGTTTTTCTTGATATTCACTCATATCAATTCTAGTCATGGCATTTTCATCATCAAATAGATATTCTGCCAATGCTTTTGCTAACTCCGTTTTCCCTACTCCCGTAGTTCCTAAAAACAAGAAACTACCAATTGGTTTATTCGGGTTTTGCAAACCTGCTCTAGAACGTCTTACAGCGTCTGAAACAGCAACAATTGCTTCTTCTTGTCCAACAACACGTTTGTGTAATTGATCTTCTAATTTAAGTAATTTCTCACGTTCAGACTGAATCATTTTTGTTACAGGAACTCCCGTCCATTTTGCAACAACTTCAGCAATATCATCATACGTTACTTCTTCTTTTATAAGAGAAGTTTCAGACTTATTTTCTTCTAAAGCTTTTTGTAATGCTTCTAAATTACTTTGAGCTTCTTTAATTTTTCCATATCTAATTTCAGCAACCTTACCATAATCGCCATCACGTTCTGCTTTTTCAGCTTCAATTTTAAAATCTTCAATAGCTGCTTTTGCATTCTGAATATTATCTACAACTTCTTTTTCAGATTTCCATTTTGCATTCATCTCATTACGCTCTTCTTTTAGATTTGCTAAATCAGATCGTAAAGATTTCAACTTCGTTTCATCTTTTTCACGCTTAATTGCTTCAATTTCAATTTCTAGCTGCATTACTTTTCTATCTAAAACATCTAATTCTTCTGGTTTAGAATTAATTTCCATACGTAGTTTCGCCATCGCTTCATCCATCAAATCAATGGCTTTATCTGGTAAAAAACGATTGGTAATATAACGTTGAGATAATTCTACGGCACCAATTATAGCTTCATCTTTAATGCGAACTTTATGGTGTGTTTCATATTTGTCTTTAATTCCTCTTAAAATAGAAATGGCACTTTCTGTATCTGGTTCATTTACAACAACTTTCTGAAAACGTCTTTCTAGAGCTTTGTCTTTTTCAAAATATTTTTGATATTCATCTAACGTTGTTGCTCCAATTGCACGCAATTCTCCACGTGCTAAAGCTGGTTTTAAAATATTTGCTGCGTCCATGGCTCCATTTCCGCCTCCAGCACCAACTAATGTGTGAATTTCATCAATAAAAAGTACAATATCTCCGTCTGAACTTGTTACTTCCTTAATTACTGCTTTTAAACGTTCTTCAAACTCTCCTTTATATTTAGCACCAGCAATTAAAGCTCCCATATCTAAAGAAAAAATTAATTTATCTTTTAAGTTCTCGGGCACATCTCCATCTACAATTCTATGTGCTAGCCCTTCTGCAATTGCTGTTTTTCCTGTTCCTGGCTCTCCAACTAAAAGCGGATTGTTTTTAGTTCTTCTAGATAAAATCTGAAGCAAACGTCTAATTTCTTCATCTCTACCAATTACGGGATCTAACTTGCCATCTTCTGCTAATTTGTTTAAATTTTTAGCATATTTATTTAAAGAATTATAGGTTTCTTCCTGACTCTGAGAAGTTACTCTTTCTCCTTTTCTTAATTCATCAATAGCAGCTTGCAAATGCTTTTCTGTAACTCCTTGGTCTTTTAGAACTTGAGCAATATTACTTTTAGATTTAAAAATAGCTAGAATTAAATGTTCTATAGAAACATAGTCATCTTTCATTTTTTTAGCAATAACGGCTGCTTCTGTTAGCGTTTTACTAGCTTCTCTAGAAAGCATTAATTCCGCACCAGTAACTTTAGGTAAACTTTCTAGTTGTTTGTCTAAAATCTGGTCGACAACATCAATATTTATATTTAATTTCTTCAACAAAAAAGGCAAAACA from Polaribacter sp. ALD11 includes the following:
- a CDS encoding histidine phosphatase family protein, whose product is MKKFLLVFVFILGMLSSCTSNETTTYYLIRHAEKDRTDETNRNPDLNENGLKRAENWAKYFDKIDIDAVYSTDYNRTQQTAKPTAESKELNIINYDPKKMNDSIFEQATKGKTVLVVGHSNTTPAFVNSLLGEKKYEDMDDHNNASLYIVTIIGDKKTSIVEKIDSH
- the clpB gene encoding ATP-dependent chaperone ClpB, which gives rise to MNFNNYTTKSQETIQLAQQIAQGFGHNQIENEHIFKALTQVDENVLPFLLKKLNINIDVVDQILDKQLESLPKVTGAELMLSREASKTLTEAAVIAKKMKDDYVSIEHLILAIFKSKSNIAQVLKDQGVTEKHLQAAIDELRKGERVTSQSQEETYNSLNKYAKNLNKLAEDGKLDPVIGRDEEIRRLLQILSRRTKNNPLLVGEPGTGKTAIAEGLAHRIVDGDVPENLKDKLIFSLDMGALIAGAKYKGEFEERLKAVIKEVTSSDGDIVLFIDEIHTLVGAGGGNGAMDAANILKPALARGELRAIGATTLDEYQKYFEKDKALERRFQKVVVNEPDTESAISILRGIKDKYETHHKVRIKDEAIIGAVELSQRYITNRFLPDKAIDLMDEAMAKLRMEINSKPEELDVLDRKVMQLEIEIEAIKREKDETKLKSLRSDLANLKEERNEMNAKWKSEKEVVDNIQNAKAAIEDFKIEAEKAERDGDYGKVAEIRYGKIKEAQSNLEALQKALEENKSETSLIKEEVTYDDIAEVVAKWTGVPVTKMIQSEREKLLKLEDQLHKRVVGQEEAIVAVSDAVRRSRAGLQNPNKPIGSFLFLGTTGVGKTELAKALAEYLFDDENAMTRIDMSEYQEKHAVSRLVGAPPGYVGYDEGGQLTEAVRRRPYSVVLLDEIEKAHPDTFNVLLQVLDEGRLTDNKGRVADFKNTIIIMTSNMGSHIIQEKFREPKADIDAVTELAKIEVLALLKQSVRPEFLNRIDDVIMFTPLKESDIFKIVKLQIDLLKKMIGKQEITLDATDEAITYLAKKGYQPEFGARPVKRVIQKEVLNQLSKEILSGKITTDSIILIDAFDDKLVFRNQSDLEENS